Below is a window of Streptomyces qaidamensis DNA.
CCGCTCCAGCCACAACACCCCCGCGCCGCCCGGGCTCAAGGCCGCCGACGGCCAGGCCGGATCCGGCGGGACGTCGGTGTCACTCCGAGCGCCGTCGGCCTCCACCCGGACGTGTACGCGCCGCTCCGGGTCCACCAGCCGGGCCGGACAGCCGGCCAGGACCGCGGCACCGCGCACGAGTGCCTCCACCCCGGCCCTGGACTCGGCCAGGCGGTCGAAGTAGGCGATGACCCGGACCGCCGCACCGGCATCCGGATCGAGGGCGGTCAGCCGCCCGGCCAGCTCTTTCATAGGCCCATAGTGCGGTATGCGGCCGCTCTTGCGGCCGTCGGCGTTCGACGGCCGCACCGGGGCCCGCCGACCCCGGCCGTCACACCCCCAGCAGCCTCCGCAGCCAGGCCACCTGCGCCCCGCGAGCCGCCTGCGACACCGCCGCCTGAGGCGCGAACCCGTCGAAACCGTGGAAGCCGCCCGGCCACACATGCAGTTCGGCCACCCCTCCGGCCTGCCAGATGCGCGACGCGTAGGCGACGACCTCGTCCCGGAAGGTCTCCGCCGAGCCGACGTCGAGGAAGGCCGGAGGCAGCCCCGTCAGGTCCTCGGCGCGGGCCGGAGCCGCGTACGCCGGTACGTCGGGGCCACCGCGGCGCGAGCCCAGCAGCGCGGTCCAGCCGGTCTCGTTGGCGGTGCGGTCCCACACTCCGAGGCCCGCCATCTGGTACGTGGAGGGCGTGTCGTTGCGGTCGTCGAGCATCGGGCACATCAGAACCTGCCCGATCGGCTGGGGCCCCTTGCGGTCCCGGGTGAGCAGGGCCAGGGCCGCGCACAGCCCGCCGCCGGCGCTCGCACCCGCGATGACGATCCGGTCGGGGTCGGCGCCGATGTCGGCGGCGTGATCCGCGGTCCACAGCAGCCCGGCGTACACGTCCTCGACCGGCGCGGGATGCGGGTGCTCCGGCGCCAGCCGGTACTCGACGGACACCACGACGGCGTCCAGAGCCTGCGCCCACGCCAGCGGTACGTCCACCCCGACCCGGTTGTTGCCGATGACCATGCCGCCGCCGTGCACGTGGTAGATCACGGGACGCGGCCCGGCGGACTCCGCCGCGGCCGGGCGGCAGATCAGCAGCGAGATGTCCGGCTCACCCTGCGGCCCGGGCACCTGCCGGTCCTCCACCTCGAACGCCCCGCCCATGGTCAGGTCCAGGTCGGCCAGCATCTGGATGCCCGGGCCCTGGCGCACCTCGGCGATCTCGTCGGGGGCCAGCCCCGGGCTGATCATGTCCTTGATCAGCTCCAGGGCGGCGGCGAGTTCGGGGTCGAACGGGGGCGGTACGTGTGTCATGGCGTCTCCTCACGCGAGGTCACGGCGGCTCGGGCAGCCATGGTCGGCCCGGTGGCCCCGGCAGCGGGCGCCGCCGTGCGGCGGAACCTGCCCGCCGTTCGGCGGGTGGCGCGGCGGGGCCGGGCGGGGTGCGCCGCGCAGAGCACGGCGCCGGAGGGACACGTCCACGGGCACACGCCCGCCGCCGGCTCGGCGGTCAGCGTAGCGGCCGGGAGGACCCGCACCGCAGGGGACGGCGACTCCTGCCCTCCCGGGGCGCCGTCTCCTCGCGGGGCCCGCTCTCCGTCACAGCCGTACGGCCTCTGTCACGGTCCGGGTACGCCTCGCGCGTACTTCTGGCCACGCGACCGCAGTGGCCGAAAGATGGGGGTCCGAGCGTGACCGGCCGCTGGGGAGCGGCCGCCTTGGGGGGACGGGAAATGAACGCATGGGCGGTGCCCGGGTACACCGAGTCGCTGGAGCTCGGGTCGGGGGCGAGCGGGCGGGTGGTCCTCGCCGTGCACGAGGAGACCGGTGTGCCGGTGGCCGTGAAGTACCTCAGCGAGTCGCTGCGCACCCGGCCGGGCTTCGTGCACGACTTCCGGGCGGAGGCGCGGCTGCTCGGCGGGCTGGGGAGCCCTCATGTCGCCGGGCTGTACGAGTACGTCGAGAGTCCGGACGGCGCCGCCATCGTGATGGAGCTGGTCGACGGCGTCCCGCTGCGCACGCTGCTCAGGAGGGAAGGCCCGCTCGCTCCCGAGGCCGCGCTCGTCGTCCTCAAGGGATCGCTGCTCGGTCTGGCCGACGCACACCGCGTCGGCGTCGTCCACCGCGACTACAAGCCGGAGAACGTCCTGGTCGCTCCGGACGGATCCTCCAAGCTGGTCGACTTCGGCATCGCGGTGGACGCGGGCACCAGCGCGGGCGTGGCGGGCACCCCGTCCTACATGGCCCCCGAGCAGTGGACCGGCGCACCCGCCTCCCCGGCCGCCGACGTGTACGCGGCCACGGCCACCTTCTTCGAGTGCCTGACAGGCCACAAGCCGTACGCGGGCGACAACCTCGCGGAGCTCGCGCTGCGACACGTCGACGCGCCCGTCCCCGCCGAAGAGACCCCGGAGGCGGTGCGGGAACTGGTGCGGCGCGGTCTGGCCAAGGACCCGGCGGAGCGGCCCGTACAGGCCGAGGCGTTCGTCTCCGAGCTGGAGGCGATCGCCGGCACCGCCTACGGCCCCGACTGGGAGGAACGCGGCCGGGGCAGGCTCGCCGCGCTGGTGGCCCTGCTGCCGCTGCTCCTGCCCTCGGCCCGCACCGGCCCCCGGAGCACCGCGGACACCGCCCGGACGGTGCTGAGCCGGACCCCGGACCCCGGCCCGGCGCACCCGTGGCTGCCCGGCCGCCCCGGGCTGATCGTGTCCGCCGCCGCCGTACTCATCGGGGCCCTCCTGACGTACGGACTGCCGTACGACCCGGGTACCGCGGCGCAGCGGGCGGCGCGGGCCCTGGCCACGACCAGCGCCGGGACCGGCGCGGAGCCGGCCGCCTCCGCCTCCCCGCCCCCTTCCCCCGCGTCCCCGTCCGCGACCCCCAGCGCGTCGGACGGCGCGTCGCCGTCCCCCACTCCGTCGGCCCCGGACCCCGCGGCCACCGGAACCGGCGCGCCTCCGGCCTCGGCCACCCCGCCCGGCGGCGAGGAGACGGCCGCGCCCGGCGCGACGGCCACCGTCGCGACGCCGACGGCCACCACCGCGGCCCCGCCCGCCGGTCCCGCCGTCAAGAACGTCGCCGTGTCGGCCTTCCGGCAGACGGGCCCCACGACGGCCACGGCGACCCTCGGCGTCACCACGGACGGTCCCGGCCCGGTCTCCATCACCGTCTCCTGGTTCACGGGAAACGCGGCGGGGCAGCCGGGCACCCCGGACGGCGCGTCACAGACCTTCGAGCGCAGCGGCGCCACCCAGTACACGCTCACCGTCGACCACACCTTCCAGACCCTCGGCTGCTACTGGACGGTGCAGGCCACCACGACCCCCGCCGCCGCCGACGGCGGCGCCTCGCAGGAGCTCCTGACCAGGCGGTGCGACCTGAGATGACCACACACGACGACGACCGCACACCCGCGTCGGCCGACGAGCGGACCGAGGTGCTGGACGCCGCCGGGGAGCGGACTCGGATCCTCGACCCCGCCGATGAGCGAACTCGGCTCCTCAGCCCCGCCGGGGAGCGGACTCGGGTCCTCAACCCCGCTGATGGTCCCGCCCACGGCCCCGCCGAGGGCCCCGCCCCGAGTGACCGACCCGGCCCGGACGACGCGGAATACAGCGCCACCGTGCTCGCCAGCCACTGGATCCAGCGCCCCGGACCGGACGGGACCTCCGTCGGGCAGCCGGCCACGGAGCAGGGACCGGCGCGGCCGGCGCCCCCCGACCGGGTCGAGGGGAGCGTGCTGCGCTTCGGCCCGGGCGTGACCGCCGCCGCTCGGCAGCGCACCCGCCTGACGCTCCCCGCCGTACCGCCGCCTCCCGCGCCCCGGGGCCGTCGGCTGCGCAGGCACGCCCTGCCCGCGCTGGTCCTGGTCTGCGTCCTCGCGTTCCTCGCCTGGCAGCGTCTCGGCCCGCCCTTGAGGGTGAACACGGTGACGGTCACGGCTCGGCCGACGGCCCTGGGGTGTGACGGCACCGCGGACCTCGTCGGCCTCGTCACCACGAACGGCCGCCCGGGCACGCTGTCCTACCGCTGGATCCGGAGCGACGGCACTGCCTCGGGCGTGCTGAAGGAAGAGCTGGTCCGGGGCCAGCGGCAGGCTCGCCTCCACCTGCGCTGGACCTTCGAGGGCCCGGGACACCGCACGGCACGGGCCGAACTGCGCATCCTCTCCGGGACGGTGCGCACGGCCACCACCGGCTTCGCGTACGACTGCCCCTGACCGGTCGTGACCGGTGTCGCGGTGCGAGGCGGCTTCGGGAAGCCCGGGTGCCGCGCCTAGTGGCTCGCGGCACCCGACCGGGCCGCCGGCCCGCTGCGTGAGACGACGCGCGTGCCGCGGCCGTCGGCCACCCGGACCTGCAGCGAGCCGCATTCGCAGCGCGTCCACTCCGTGTGCCCCGTCGCGGTGGTGTGCCGGGACAGCACCCGGAACGGCTCGCCCCGGTCCGGCCGGCCGCAGTGCGGGCAGGCGGTGGTGTCGGTGCTGGGCATGGCTGACTCCTCGTACGTCGTGGCTGGTTGACCGTCGCGACACAGCCAGGGTGCGTCCGGGAGTCCGTACACGTCCAGGTTGACTTTGCGAACGTCACTGTGAAGGCTGGCCTTCATGATTGACCTGCGCCGACTGCACGTCCTGAGGGCGGTCGCCCACTACGGCACGGTCACCGCGGCCGCCCGGGCCCTGCACTTCACCCCGTCCGCCGCCTCCCAGCAGGTCCGGCAGCTCGCCCGGGACCTGGGCGTCGACCTGCTGGAGCCGCAGGGGCGCGGGGTGCGGCTCACCCCGGCCGCCGAGAGCCTGCTCGCGCACGCCGACGCCATCCAGGCCCGTTGGGACCAGGCGGAACTGGATCTGCGGGCCGACCACGGGGCGCCCTCCGGTGTGTTGCGCGTGACCGGCTTCCCGGTGGCCGTCTCGGTACTGCTGGCGCCGATGGCAGCCCGGCTGGGGGAGCGGCATCCGCGGCTGTCCGTCCGGATCACCGAGGCGGGCGTTCCGGCGAGTTTCGACCTGCTCTTCGAGGGCGGCACCGACCTGGCCGTCGTCGAGGCGACTCCGCACAACCCGCCGCTGAGCGACGCGCGGTTCGACCAGCAGCCGCTGCTCGACGACCCGTTCGACCTGGTCGTACCCGAGGGGCACCGGCTGGCGGGGCGGGCCCGGGTCGATCTCGCCGAGGCCGCGCGGGAGGCGTGGATCGCGCCGGTGGAGGACAGTCCCTGCCGTCCGCACGTCCTGTCCGCCTGCGGCGCGGCCGGGTTCACCCCCGAGGTCGTCCACCACGCCCTCGACTGGAACGTCAGCGCCCACCTCGTGGCCCACCGGCTCGGCGTCGCCCTCATCCCGCGCCTGGCCCATCTGACCCCGCACCTGCCGATCGCCCGGGTGCGCTGCACCGGCAACCCCCACCGCAAGCTCCTGACCTGCACCCGGGGCGGCGGGCACGCCCGGCCCGCGGTGGCGGCGGCACTGGAGGAGCTGCGGGCCCTCGCGCCCACGACGGTTGCCTGAACGGCCCGGGCGCCTGAGCGGCGGCCCCGCCTCCGGCATGCAGGAGGGGCCGGGGCCGTTGCCGGCCGCGGCCCCTTCGTGGGCACCGGGTGAGGACGGTCAGGCCGCGGCGGCCTCCGAGACATCACCGTGCAGCCGGGCGATGACCTCGGTCAGCTGCTGGGCGACCTCGGCGTCGTCGGCCGGGTGGGTCTCGGCGAAGCGGGTCATCGAGCCGGGGATGGACAGCTTGACGTCCTCCAGGACCTTGCCGCCGGCCACGCCCACGGACTTGCGGGTCTCGTCGTGCGCCCAGACGCCGCCGTACTGGCCGAAGGCGGTGCCGACCACGACGACCGGCTTGCCGCTGAGGGCGCCGGCGCCGTACGGGCGGGACAGCCAGTCGATGGCGTTCTTCAGGACGGCCGGGATGGTGCCGTTGTACTCGGGGGTGAAGAGGATCAGGCCGTCCGCGGTGTTCGCGGCCTCACGCAGCCGCGCGGCGGCGGCCGGGAGGCTGCCCTCCACGTCGATGTCCTCGTTGTAGAAGGGAACCTCGGCCAGACCCTCGTACAGGTTCACCTCGGCGCCTTCGGGGGCGAGCTTGACGGCCGCCTCGGCGAGCTGGCGGTTGTGCGAACCGGCACGGAGGCTGCCGACGAGGGCGAGGATACGAACGGACATGCTGAACTCCCACATCTGAGGCGCTGCTCTGACGACTGCTGAAGATCCGGACCGGGGTCCGTTTAACTTTGTAGCATCAAACCGGACCGCGGTCCAGTTTTGTTCCCGATGCCTTACGCTGGCTTCATGTCCGCCGTCCCGCCCCCCGTTCCGACGCCCCAGGAGCCCGTCGGCCACCCCGAGCTGGTGCAGCTGGGGGTCGCCCTGGAAGGAGACGAGCCGTGCCTGCGGGCCGACGCCGCACGTAACCGCGCCCGGCTGCTGGAGGCCGCCGGACGGCTGGTGGCGGAGCGCGGCGCGGAGGCCGTCACGATGGAGGCGGTGGCAGCGGAGGCGCGCGTCGGCAAGGGCACGGTCTTCCGCAGGTTCGGCGACCGTACCGGCCTCCTGACGGCGCTGCTCGACCACTCGGAGAAGAAGTTCCAGGCCTCCTTCCTCGGCGGCCCGCCACCGCTCGGGCCCGGAGCGCCGCCCGTGGAGCGGCTGCGGGCGTTCGGCTGTGCGATGCTGCGCCGGTCGGCCGAGGACCTGGAGCTCCAGCTGGCCGCCGAGCCGTGCGCGTCCCGCCGCTTCACCAACCCGGCCCGCAGCGTGCTGCGCCACCACGTCGTCATGCTGCTGCGGCAGGCGGTCCCGCACGCCGACTGCGAGTTGCTCTCCCACGCGCTGATGGGGCAGCTCGACCCGGCCCTGATACACCACCTGACCAAGCAGCGCGGTCTGCCCATGGCCCGTCTGGAGGAGGCGTGGAGCGATCTGGTCGACCGGGTGACGGGTACGGCCCCGACCGGCTGAGACCCGTTCCCGGATCCCCGTGACCGCTCACGGCTTCCTCACAACTCCCCCGCCGGAAGCGCGCATTGGGGCTTCTGCCAAGATGCCGTACGTCATGGTGCAGATACCGAAAACGCCCGCGCCCCCGTCTCCCGCACCGTCGCGCTCCGTGC
It encodes the following:
- a CDS encoding alpha/beta hydrolase, with product MTHVPPPFDPELAAALELIKDMISPGLAPDEIAEVRQGPGIQMLADLDLTMGGAFEVEDRQVPGPQGEPDISLLICRPAAAESAGPRPVIYHVHGGGMVIGNNRVGVDVPLAWAQALDAVVVSVEYRLAPEHPHPAPVEDVYAGLLWTADHAADIGADPDRIVIAGASAGGGLCAALALLTRDRKGPQPIGQVLMCPMLDDRNDTPSTYQMAGLGVWDRTANETGWTALLGSRRGGPDVPAYAAPARAEDLTGLPPAFLDVGSAETFRDEVVAYASRIWQAGGVAELHVWPGGFHGFDGFAPQAAVSQAARGAQVAWLRRLLGV
- a CDS encoding serine/threonine-protein kinase; translation: MNAWAVPGYTESLELGSGASGRVVLAVHEETGVPVAVKYLSESLRTRPGFVHDFRAEARLLGGLGSPHVAGLYEYVESPDGAAIVMELVDGVPLRTLLRREGPLAPEAALVVLKGSLLGLADAHRVGVVHRDYKPENVLVAPDGSSKLVDFGIAVDAGTSAGVAGTPSYMAPEQWTGAPASPAADVYAATATFFECLTGHKPYAGDNLAELALRHVDAPVPAEETPEAVRELVRRGLAKDPAERPVQAEAFVSELEAIAGTAYGPDWEERGRGRLAALVALLPLLLPSARTGPRSTADTARTVLSRTPDPGPAHPWLPGRPGLIVSAAAVLIGALLTYGLPYDPGTAAQRAARALATTSAGTGAEPAASASPPPSPASPSATPSASDGASPSPTPSAPDPAATGTGAPPASATPPGGEETAAPGATATVATPTATTAAPPAGPAVKNVAVSAFRQTGPTTATATLGVTTDGPGPVSITVSWFTGNAAGQPGTPDGASQTFERSGATQYTLTVDHTFQTLGCYWTVQATTTPAAADGGASQELLTRRCDLR
- a CDS encoding LysR family transcriptional regulator, translating into MIDLRRLHVLRAVAHYGTVTAAARALHFTPSAASQQVRQLARDLGVDLLEPQGRGVRLTPAAESLLAHADAIQARWDQAELDLRADHGAPSGVLRVTGFPVAVSVLLAPMAARLGERHPRLSVRITEAGVPASFDLLFEGGTDLAVVEATPHNPPLSDARFDQQPLLDDPFDLVVPEGHRLAGRARVDLAEAAREAWIAPVEDSPCRPHVLSACGAAGFTPEVVHHALDWNVSAHLVAHRLGVALIPRLAHLTPHLPIARVRCTGNPHRKLLTCTRGGGHARPAVAAALEELRALAPTTVA
- a CDS encoding NAD(P)H-dependent oxidoreductase, translating into MSVRILALVGSLRAGSHNRQLAEAAVKLAPEGAEVNLYEGLAEVPFYNEDIDVEGSLPAAAARLREAANTADGLILFTPEYNGTIPAVLKNAIDWLSRPYGAGALSGKPVVVVGTAFGQYGGVWAHDETRKSVGVAGGKVLEDVKLSIPGSMTRFAETHPADDAEVAQQLTEVIARLHGDVSEAAAA
- a CDS encoding TetR/AcrR family transcriptional regulator is translated as MSAVPPPVPTPQEPVGHPELVQLGVALEGDEPCLRADAARNRARLLEAAGRLVAERGAEAVTMEAVAAEARVGKGTVFRRFGDRTGLLTALLDHSEKKFQASFLGGPPPLGPGAPPVERLRAFGCAMLRRSAEDLELQLAAEPCASRRFTNPARSVLRHHVVMLLRQAVPHADCELLSHALMGQLDPALIHHLTKQRGLPMARLEEAWSDLVDRVTGTAPTG